A region of Ignavibacteria bacterium DNA encodes the following proteins:
- a CDS encoding glycosyltransferase family 2 protein produces MTDNPQESKSAGPQQSDGKKKRRFYYRSRYRKKYSDSVSKSSFIKKISIVIPFLNEEDSLRPLTIEIKKVISAIRNVEYEIIFIDDGSNDRSVEVINNLKKDDKNLKLIQFQKNYGKSAALSIGFKHATGDVIVTMDADLQDDPREIPNLIKKIEEGFDLVSGWKKVRFDPFIKRTTSRFFNFVTSKMTGIKIHDFNCGLKMYRKEVVERIKVYGEMHRYLPVLAHWNGFKVGEIVVQHHPRRYGKTKFGASRFIKGFLDLITILFTTRYLKRPLHFFGTIGVLLFLAGFLIDLWLVYEWAFQQTYLTNRPMLWLGILLILLGVQTITIGLVGEMIAHNSQTHEDYTIKSIKL; encoded by the coding sequence ATGACAGATAATCCACAAGAATCAAAGTCTGCTGGCCCACAGCAAAGTGACGGCAAGAAAAAAAGACGTTTTTATTACCGCTCACGTTACCGAAAAAAATATTCCGATTCAGTTAGCAAATCAAGTTTTATTAAAAAAATATCAATTGTAATTCCTTTTTTGAATGAAGAAGATAGTCTTCGTCCATTAACTATCGAAATCAAGAAGGTCATATCAGCAATTCGAAATGTTGAGTACGAAATAATTTTCATCGATGACGGAAGCAACGATAGATCAGTTGAAGTAATAAACAATCTCAAAAAAGATGATAAGAATTTAAAGCTGATCCAATTTCAAAAGAACTATGGAAAATCTGCTGCACTTTCGATTGGTTTCAAGCATGCAACCGGCGACGTGATCGTCACAATGGATGCCGACCTGCAGGATGACCCGCGTGAAATTCCAAATCTTATAAAAAAAATAGAGGAAGGTTTCGATTTAGTCTCCGGCTGGAAGAAAGTCAGATTCGATCCATTCATAAAAAGAACAACGTCAAGATTTTTCAACTTTGTAACTTCTAAAATGACTGGAATTAAAATTCACGACTTTAACTGCGGATTAAAAATGTACCGTAAAGAAGTCGTCGAACGAATTAAAGTTTATGGAGAGATGCACCGTTATCTTCCCGTGCTTGCCCATTGGAATGGATTCAAAGTCGGTGAAATCGTTGTTCAGCATCATCCTCGCAGATATGGAAAGACAAAATTTGGTGCGAGCAGATTTATTAAAGGTTTTCTCGATCTAATCACAATTTTATTTACCACACGTTATTTAAAACGTCCGCTTCATTTTTTCGGAACAATTGGAGTGCTTCTCTTCTTAGCAGGATTTCTGATTGATCTCTGGCTTGTATATGAATGGGCGTTTCAACAGACTTATCTCACAAATCGTCCGATGCTGTGGCTCGGTATTTTATTGATCTTGCTTGGAGTGCAGACAATAACAATTGGACTTGTCGGCGAGATGATTGCACACAATTCCCAAACTCACGAAGATTACACAATTAAGTCGATTAAACTTTAA